A single Lactuca sativa cultivar Salinas chromosome 8, Lsat_Salinas_v11, whole genome shotgun sequence DNA region contains:
- the LOC128127707 gene encoding uncharacterized protein LOC128127707: protein MCFTVLFINCSSFVFILVFWSCVYNLFALILGFNRSTYFTKKSKKSDIFDPRNWDSLDIKSRDILIEKGPIREMNLVFPKDKFSRHFSYAFYTRKLNNGYNDWKHLSERLKEHENSNEHFVCMSNWNEAKLRLDKNLTIDNELQQEIIKEKERWRQVLRRIIAAVKFLSKYNLAFRGSNEKLFQDNNGNFLGVIQMMVEYDVIMQDHIRRIENNETHYHYLGYKIQNELISLLGDTVRNSIIKIVKEAKYFSIILDCTPDVSHQEQMTLIVRCVNFSSKKIQVVEYFLEFLKVDDTSGLGLLNELLDALKLLDLNVDDIRGQGYDNGSNMKGKHQGVQKRMLEINPRALYMPCACHSLNLTVSDMTLSCEKVVSFFGIVQRLYTLFSSSTKRWKILLDNDPTLTLKSLSNTRWESRIKSIKAIRFQAPQIKVALLKLCKACDDPKSKSEAKSLLKSFGKFEFLVGMVIWYEVLFAINIVSKKLQSKSICINTTINQIENIMKFFEKYRNEGFTSSMNIAKTIALDMGVEPIFPSKRRIVRKKQFDESDHEEETQSVEEYLKVNYFLVVVDMTIVSLKNRFEQLKNFESIFGFLNDSKKLKSLSESELKESCIKFATTFSKDNVSDVDSSELFSELKVLKMTLPNDIIYAVEILDYVKVVDCYPNTFIAYSILLTIHVTVASAERSFSKLKLLKNYLRLSMSQERLNGLTMLCIEKYMLDKIDLDNIINDFASRKARRNIYL, encoded by the exons ATGTGTTTTACTGTTTTG TTTATCAATTGTTCATCGTTTGTGTTTATATTGGTTTTTTGGAGTTGCGTTTATAACTTG TTTGCTTTGATATTAGGCTTCAATCGGTCAACATATTTCacaaagaaatcaaagaaatCAG ATATTTTTGACCCTAGAAATTGGGATTCTCTTGATATTAAATCAAGAGATATTTTAATTGAAAAAGGGCCAATAAGAGAAATGAATCTTGTGTTTCCTAAAGATAAATTTTCTAGACATTTTTCTTATGCATTTTATACTAGAAAGTTAAATAATG GATATAATGATTGGAAACATCTTAGTGAGAGACTTAAAGAACATGAAAATAGTAATGAACATTTTGTTTGTATGAGTAATTGGAATGAGGCAAAACTAAGATTAGATAAAAACCTTACAATTGATAACGAATTACAAcaagaaataataaaagaaaaagaacgTTGGAGACAAGTATTAAGAAGAATAATAGCGGCTGTGAAATTCTTATCTAAATataatttggcttttcgagggtCTAATGAAAAACTTTTTCAAGATAACAATGGTAACTTTTTAGGAGTAATCCAAATGATGGTTGAATATGATGTTATAATGCAAGATCATATAAGAAGAATTGAAAATAATGAAACTCATTATCATTATCTTGGCTATAAAattcaaaatgaactaatttctCTTTTAGGTGACACGGTTAGAAATTCTATCATTAAAATAGTTAAAGAGGcaaaatatttttctataattcTTGATTGTACTCCCGATGTGAGTCATCAAGAGCAAATGACTTTGATTGTACGATGTGTGAATTTTTCTTCTAAAAAAATACAAGTTGTTGaatattttttagaatttttaaaaGTAGATGATACTTCTGGTTTGGGACTTTTGAATGAATTGTTAGATGCATTAAAATTGTTAGATCTTAATGTGGATGATATAAGGGGTCAAGGTTATGATAATGGGTCTAATATGAAAGGAAAACACCAAGGGGTTCAAAAAAGAATGCTTGAAATTAATCCTAGAGCTTTATATATGCCTTGTGCTTGTCATAGTCTTAACCTTACGGTTAGTGATATGACACTTTCTTGTGAAAAAGTTGTTTCATTTTTTGGAATCGTGCAACGCCTTTATACATTATTTTCTAGTTCTACTAAAAGATGGAAAATATTGTTAGATAATGATCCAACTTTAACCTTAAAATCATTATCTAATACTCGTTGGGAAAGTAGGATTAAAAGTATAAAAGCAATTAGATTTCAAGCTCCTCAAATAAAAGTTGCTTTGCTAAAATTATGTAAAGCATGTGATGACCCAAAGTCAAAAAGTGAAGCTAAAAGCTTACTTAAATCTTTTGGGAAATTTGAATTTTTAGTTGGTATGGTTATTTGGTATGAAGTTTTATTTGCTATAAATATTGTAAGTAAAAAGTTGCAATCTAAATCTATTTGTATTAACACTACTATTAACCAAATAGAAAATATTATgaagttttttgaaaaatatagaaATGAAGGTTTTACATCAAGTATGAATATTGCTAAAACTATTGCACTAGATATGGGTGTAGAGCCAATATTTCCATCAAAACGTCGTATTGTTAGAAAAAAGCAATTTGATGAAAGTGATCATGAAGAAGAAACACAATCGGTTGAAGAGTATTTAAAAGTTAATTATTTTTTGGTTGTTGTAGATATGACAATTGTTTCATTAAaaaatagatttgaacaattaaaAAACTTTGAAAGTATTTTTGGGTTTTTAAAtgattcaaagaaattaaagtcATTAAGTGAAAGTGAACTTAAAGAAAGTTGTATAAAGTTTGCTACTACTTTTTCTAAAGATAATGTTTCTGATGTGGATTCAAGTGAACTTTTTTCAGAATTGAAAGTGTTGAAAATGACTTTACCTAATGATATAATTTATGCTGTTGAAATTTTGGATTATGTTAAAGTTGTTGATTGTTACCCAAATACTTTTATTGCATATAGCATTTTGTTAACCATTCATGTTACTGTTGCATCTGCAGAGAGAAGTTTTTCAAAGTTAAAGTTATTGAAGAATTATCTAAGATTGTCGATGTCGCAAGAAAGGTTGAACGGATTGACAATGTTATGTATAGAGAAATACATGTTAGATAAAATTGATTTGGATAACATTATTAATGATTTTGCATCTAGAAAGGCTAGGAGAAATATTTACCTATAA